A genomic stretch from Mycobacterium paraterrae includes:
- a CDS encoding PadR family transcriptional regulator, protein MALPHALLVSLCEQSGSGYELTRRFDRSIGYFWSATHQQIYRTLRSMEADGWVSATVIPQHGRPDKRVYTVSDTGRTELARWIAAPLGGGRVGEAGVRELAVKLRGAAYGDSRALHEQVIALRAERARTLDTYRGFEKQFADSEPLRGNALHHYLVLRGGIRTEEGTIAWLDEVAAALEADSKLEAR, encoded by the coding sequence GTGGCACTACCCCACGCGCTCTTGGTGTCGCTCTGCGAGCAGTCCGGCTCCGGCTACGAGCTCACGCGGCGGTTCGATCGCTCGATCGGCTACTTCTGGAGCGCCACTCATCAGCAGATCTACCGGACGCTGCGGTCGATGGAGGCCGACGGCTGGGTGTCGGCGACGGTCATCCCCCAGCACGGGCGGCCGGACAAAAGGGTCTACACCGTTTCCGACACCGGCCGCACCGAGTTGGCCCGCTGGATTGCCGCGCCGTTGGGTGGAGGCCGCGTGGGCGAGGCAGGAGTCCGCGAGCTGGCCGTCAAGCTTCGCGGCGCGGCCTACGGCGACTCCAGGGCGCTACACGAGCAAGTCATCGCGCTGCGGGCCGAGCGCGCTCGAACGCTGGACACCTACCGCGGATTCGAGAAGCAATTCGCCGATTCAGAGCCGTTGCGCGGCAACGCGTTACATCACTACCTCGTGCTCCGCGGCGGAATTCGCACCGAAGAAGGCACCATCGCCTGGCTGGACGAAGTGGCAGCCGCGCTGGAGGCCGACTCGAAGCTGGAGGCCCGGTGA
- a CDS encoding NADPH-dependent 2,4-dienoyl-CoA reductase: MNYPNLLSPLDLGFTTLRNRVVMGSMHTGLEDRARNTDRLAEYFAERAHGGVGLIITGGYAPNRTGWLLPFAADLTSSAQVRRHRTITDAVHDGGGKILLQILHAGRYAYHPLSVSASSIKAPINPFRPRKLSSGGVQSTIDDFARCAQLAREAGYDGVEIMGSEGYLINQFLAERTNKRNDAWGGSADKRRRFPVEIVRRTRAAVGNDFIVSYRMSMADFVEGGQSWDDIIALAIEVEAAGATLLNSGFGWHEARVPTIVTSVPNNAFVDISHAVAGHVDIPVVASNRINMPQAAEQILADTHVQLISMARPLLADPEWVLKAHAARADEINTCIACNQACLDHAFVHKTVSCLLNPRAGHETELVLSPTRRTRSIAVVGAGPAGLAAAVNAASRGHRVTLFEANDFIGGQFDLARRIPGKEEFNETIRYFTTMLGVNNVDVRLCTRASAADLAGYDHVVLATGVAPRIPDIPGIDHPMVLTYGQAITGTKPLGTRVAVIGAGGIGFDVGEFLVTDTSPTLNLKDWKTEWGAADPWEAPGALIAPIPAPPAREVYLLQRSSGAQGRKLGKTSGWVHRASLKHKGVQQLSGVNYERISDEGLHISFGSKHERPRLLEVDNIVVCAGQEPVRDLEDELRRNGIHPHVIGGAAVAAELDAKRAIKQGTELAAQL; encoded by the coding sequence GTGAACTATCCAAACCTGTTGTCTCCGCTGGACCTTGGATTCACCACGCTGCGCAACCGGGTGGTCATGGGCTCGATGCACACCGGCCTGGAGGATCGCGCCCGCAACACCGACCGACTCGCGGAGTACTTCGCCGAACGCGCACACGGCGGCGTCGGCCTGATCATCACGGGTGGCTACGCCCCCAACCGGACGGGCTGGCTGCTGCCGTTCGCCGCCGACCTGACCTCGTCGGCGCAGGTTCGTCGGCACCGAACGATCACCGACGCGGTGCACGATGGCGGTGGCAAGATCCTGCTACAAATCCTGCACGCCGGACGTTATGCCTACCATCCGCTGTCGGTCAGCGCGTCGTCGATCAAGGCACCGATCAATCCCTTTCGGCCGCGCAAGCTTTCGTCGGGTGGCGTGCAGAGCACGATCGACGACTTTGCCCGCTGCGCCCAGCTGGCCCGCGAGGCGGGTTACGACGGCGTCGAAATCATGGGCAGCGAAGGGTATTTGATCAACCAATTCCTGGCGGAGCGCACCAACAAGCGCAACGACGCCTGGGGCGGCAGCGCCGACAAGCGACGCCGCTTCCCCGTCGAAATCGTGCGCCGGACCCGCGCCGCCGTCGGCAACGACTTCATCGTCAGCTACCGCATGTCGATGGCCGACTTCGTCGAGGGCGGCCAGAGCTGGGACGACATCATTGCGCTGGCAATCGAAGTCGAGGCCGCTGGCGCAACCCTGCTCAACTCCGGCTTCGGCTGGCACGAGGCCAGGGTGCCGACCATCGTCACGTCCGTGCCGAACAATGCGTTCGTCGACATCAGCCACGCCGTCGCCGGTCACGTCGACATCCCGGTGGTGGCCTCGAACCGGATCAACATGCCGCAGGCAGCCGAGCAGATTCTGGCCGACACCCACGTGCAGCTGATTTCGATGGCCCGCCCGCTGCTGGCCGACCCGGAGTGGGTCCTCAAGGCTCACGCGGCCCGCGCCGACGAGATCAATACCTGCATCGCCTGCAACCAGGCCTGCCTGGACCACGCCTTCGTGCACAAGACGGTGTCGTGTCTGCTCAACCCGCGGGCCGGCCACGAGACGGAACTCGTGCTCTCCCCCACCCGGCGCACCCGCTCGATCGCGGTGGTCGGGGCCGGACCCGCCGGGTTGGCCGCCGCGGTGAACGCCGCAAGTCGCGGCCACCGGGTGACGCTTTTCGAGGCCAACGACTTCATCGGCGGCCAATTCGACTTGGCCCGCCGCATCCCGGGCAAAGAGGAATTCAACGAGACCATCCGATATTTCACGACGATGCTGGGTGTCAACAATGTCGACGTGCGGCTCTGCACTCGGGCGTCGGCCGCCGACCTCGCCGGCTACGACCACGTCGTGCTGGCCACCGGGGTGGCGCCGCGGATCCCGGACATCCCCGGCATCGACCACCCGATGGTGCTGACCTACGGCCAGGCCATCACCGGTACCAAGCCGCTGGGCACGCGCGTCGCGGTGATCGGCGCCGGCGGAATCGGTTTCGACGTCGGCGAATTCCTGGTGACCGACACGTCGCCGACGCTGAACCTCAAGGACTGGAAGACCGAGTGGGGTGCCGCCGATCCGTGGGAAGCACCGGGCGCACTGATCGCACCGATCCCCGCCCCGCCGGCCCGGGAGGTGTATCTGCTACAGCGCTCCAGCGGTGCACAGGGTCGCAAGCTCGGAAAGACCAGCGGCTGGGTACACCGGGCCTCGTTGAAACACAAAGGTGTACAGCAGCTTTCCGGCGTCAACTACGAGCGGATCAGCGACGAGGGCCTGCACATCAGCTTCGGCTCGAAGCACGAACGACCCCGGTTGCTCGAGGTCGACAACATCGTGGTCTGCGCCGGCCAGGAGCCCGTGCGCGACTTGGAAGACGAGCTGCGCCGCAACGGAATCCACCCACACGTCATCGGTGGCGCCGCGGTCGCGGCGGAACTGGACGCCAAGCGAGCGATCAAGCAGGGCACCGAGCTGGCGGCCCAGCTCTAG
- the dapC gene encoding succinyldiaminopimelate transaminase encodes MSASLPEFPWDTLADVTALAKSHIGGIVDLSVGTPVDPVAPVIRDALASASAEPGYPTTAGTLALRESAVAALHRRYGITGLAESAVLPVIGTKEVIAWLPTLLGVGAGDLVVVPELAYPTYDVGARLAGARVLFADSLTQIGPEAPALLFVNSPSNPTGQVLGVDHLRKLVSWARTRGVVVASDECYLGLGWDAQPLSVLHPSVCDGDHTGLLAIQSLSKSSSLAGYRAGFVAGDATVVGELLAVRKHAGMMVPRPVQAAMVAALDDDVHEHEQRERYRQRREVLLPAFRAAGFTIDHSEAGLYLWVTRDEPCRDTVHWLAQRGILAAPGEFYGARGARHVRVALTATDERIAAAADRVTN; translated from the coding sequence TTGTCAGCGTCACTGCCGGAGTTCCCCTGGGACACCCTGGCCGATGTGACGGCGCTGGCTAAGTCGCATATTGGAGGCATCGTCGACCTGTCGGTCGGCACTCCCGTCGACCCGGTCGCGCCCGTAATCCGGGACGCGCTGGCATCGGCCAGCGCCGAGCCGGGATACCCCACCACCGCGGGCACCCTGGCGCTGCGCGAATCGGCAGTCGCCGCGCTCCACCGCCGCTACGGCATCACTGGTCTGGCCGAGTCGGCCGTGCTGCCGGTGATCGGCACCAAAGAGGTCATCGCGTGGCTACCGACCCTGCTCGGCGTGGGGGCGGGGGACCTCGTCGTCGTGCCCGAGCTGGCGTACCCGACCTACGACGTCGGTGCGCGGCTGGCCGGGGCGCGGGTGCTGTTCGCCGACTCGCTCACCCAGATCGGGCCGGAGGCGCCCGCGCTGCTGTTCGTGAACTCGCCGAGCAACCCGACCGGGCAGGTGCTCGGCGTCGACCACCTTCGCAAGCTCGTCAGCTGGGCCCGCACCCGCGGTGTGGTGGTCGCCTCCGACGAGTGCTACCTGGGGCTGGGCTGGGACGCGCAACCGCTGTCGGTGCTGCACCCGTCGGTATGCGACGGCGACCACACTGGCCTGCTGGCCATCCAGTCCTTGTCGAAGAGCTCGTCACTCGCGGGCTACCGGGCCGGCTTCGTCGCCGGCGATGCCACCGTGGTCGGGGAGCTGTTGGCGGTTCGCAAGCACGCCGGGATGATGGTGCCGAGGCCGGTGCAGGCGGCGATGGTCGCCGCGCTCGACGACGACGTCCACGAGCACGAGCAGCGTGAGCGCTATCGGCAGCGCCGTGAGGTGCTACTGCCGGCATTCCGTGCGGCCGGGTTCACCATCGACCATTCCGAGGCCGGGCTTTACCTCTGGGTGACTCGCGACGAGCCGTGCCGCGACACCGTCCACTGGCTCGCCCAGCGCGGCATCCTGGCCGCTCCCGGCGAGTTTTACGGTGCACGCGGTGCCCGGCACGTCCGGGTCGCGTTGACCGCCACCGACGAGCGAATCGCCGCCGCGGCCGACCGGGTCACGAACTGA
- a CDS encoding TetR/AcrR family transcriptional regulator produces the protein MGQQTATVRTRRRGKQLEDALFDATLAELAVVGYGGLTMEGIAARARTGKAALYRRWSCKHDLVQAALLYALPPLPEPRPDRSARENLLAVLNAHCDVVAGKTAFPGLDSMHQLLHEPELRAIFADAVVGPRLRITESILQTAADTGEIDPASITPYTARVGTALINQQMLLTGAPPNKRQLAQIVETVLPHLT, from the coding sequence ATGGGACAGCAGACGGCAACGGTCCGCACCCGCCGCCGGGGCAAGCAGCTCGAAGACGCCCTTTTTGACGCGACGCTGGCCGAGCTGGCTGTGGTCGGTTACGGCGGATTGACGATGGAGGGAATCGCCGCGCGGGCGCGCACCGGTAAGGCCGCGCTGTACCGGCGGTGGTCCTGCAAGCACGACTTGGTCCAGGCGGCGCTGCTCTACGCGTTGCCGCCGCTACCCGAACCGCGTCCGGATCGATCCGCGCGCGAGAATCTGCTGGCCGTACTCAACGCACACTGCGATGTCGTCGCGGGCAAGACCGCGTTCCCGGGTCTGGACAGCATGCACCAGCTGCTGCACGAGCCGGAGCTGCGGGCGATCTTCGCGGATGCCGTCGTAGGACCCCGCCTACGGATCACCGAATCGATCCTGCAGACCGCCGCGGACACCGGCGAAATCGACCCCGCATCGATCACGCCCTACACAGCCCGAGTCGGCACCGCGTTGATCAACCAACAAATGCTGCTGACCGGCGCACCGCCGAATAAGCGTCAGCTCGCCCAGATCGTCGAAACGGTGCTTCCGCATTTGACGTGA
- the fdxA gene encoding ferredoxin has product MTYTIAEPCVDLKDKACIEECPVDCIYEGARMLFIHPDECVDCGACEPVCPVEAIYYEDDVPEQWSQYTQINADFFAELGSPGGAAKVGQTDNDPQPVKDLPPQEHD; this is encoded by the coding sequence GTGACGTACACGATCGCCGAACCCTGCGTCGATCTCAAAGACAAGGCATGCATCGAAGAGTGCCCGGTCGACTGTATCTATGAGGGCGCTCGGATGTTGTTCATCCACCCCGACGAGTGCGTCGACTGCGGGGCCTGCGAGCCGGTCTGCCCGGTCGAAGCCATCTACTACGAGGACGACGTTCCCGAGCAGTGGAGCCAGTACACCCAGATCAACGCGGACTTTTTTGCCGAGCTCGGATCGCCCGGCGGCGCCGCGAAAGTCGGCCAGACCGACAACGACCCGCAGCCGGTCAAGGACCTTCCGCCGCAGGAGCATGACTGA
- the mshB gene encoding N-acetyl-1-D-myo-inositol-2-amino-2-deoxy-alpha-D-glucopyranoside deacetylase: MQETPRLLFVHAHPDDETMTNGATIAHYVARGAQVQVVTCTLGEEGEVIGDRWARLAADHADQLGGYRIGELTAALRALGLDGPVYLGGAGRWRDSGMAGAPTYGPPGSQRFSDADQHEAVGALVEIIRTLRPHVVVTYDPNGGYGHPDHIQTHVVTTAAVAAAARSDDFPGRPWSVPKFYWTVIARSAFTAGWAALGPDDLREEWIVPPPDGDFNELGFPDDEIDAVIDDPAALPAKIAALRAHATQLTVGPTDRTMALSNNIALPIVTQEHYILTAGVAGERDERGWETDLLAGVDLTGAAAR; encoded by the coding sequence ATGCAGGAGACTCCGCGGTTGCTTTTCGTGCACGCCCACCCCGACGACGAGACGATGACCAACGGCGCAACCATCGCTCACTACGTTGCGCGCGGGGCGCAAGTCCAGGTGGTCACCTGCACACTCGGCGAAGAGGGAGAGGTGATCGGCGATCGGTGGGCGCGATTGGCCGCCGATCACGCCGACCAGCTCGGCGGTTACCGGATCGGGGAGCTGACCGCGGCGCTGCGGGCACTGGGTCTCGACGGCCCGGTCTACCTCGGCGGAGCCGGCCGCTGGCGGGACTCCGGGATGGCCGGCGCACCGACATATGGGCCGCCGGGTTCTCAGCGGTTCAGCGACGCAGACCAGCACGAAGCCGTCGGCGCTCTCGTCGAGATCATTCGCACGCTGCGGCCCCACGTGGTGGTCACCTACGACCCCAACGGCGGCTACGGTCATCCCGACCACATCCAGACGCATGTGGTCACGACCGCGGCGGTCGCCGCCGCCGCTCGCAGTGACGACTTTCCGGGGCGGCCATGGTCGGTGCCGAAGTTCTATTGGACGGTGATCGCGCGTAGCGCATTCACGGCGGGCTGGGCGGCGCTCGGTCCCGACGACCTGCGCGAGGAGTGGATCGTCCCCCCGCCGGACGGAGATTTCAACGAACTCGGCTTCCCCGACGACGAGATCGACGCTGTCATCGACGATCCCGCCGCATTACCGGCGAAGATAGCGGCGCTGCGGGCACACGCGACCCAGCTCACCGTGGGTCCCACCGACCGCACGATGGCGCTGTCGAACAACATCGCGCTGCCCATCGTCACGCAGGAGCACTACATACTCACCGCGGGCGTGGCCGGTGAGCGAGACGAGCGCGGGTGGGAGACCGATCTGCTTGCCGGAGTCGACCTGACCGGTGCGGCCGCGCGGTAA
- a CDS encoding bifunctional FO biosynthesis protein CofGH gives MAPAGSYTTVPLTPGEEPTLLPSPSVPQRYRRPGDPAMRRVLRRARDGVALNVDEAALALTARGEDLADLCRSAARVRDAGLESAGRRGGSGRLPVSYSRKVFIPVTHLCRDSCHYCTFVTVPGKLRAQGAGMYLEPDEILDIARRGAELGCKEALFTLGDRPEDRWPEAREWLEARGYDSTLSYLRAMAIRVLEETGLLPHLNPGVMSWSELSRLKPVAPSMGMMLETTSRRLFETKGLAHYGSPDKDPEVRLRTLTDAGRLSIPFTTGLLVGIGETLVERAETIHAIRKSHKEFGHVQEVIVQNFRAKEHTAMASTPDAGIDDFLATIAVARLVLGPAMRIQAPPNLVSEQECLALIGAGVDDWGGVSPLTPDHVNPERPWPALDTLAEVTAAAGYDLVERLTAQPKYVQAGAAWIDPRVRGHVAALADPATGWARDVTPVGMPWQEPDDISVSSGRVDLNAAIDTEGRRTETRSDLDSAFGDWESIRAKVHDLAARAPERINTDVLAALRSAERDPAACTDAEYLALATADGPALDAVAALADSLRRDAVGDDVTFVVNRNINFTNICYTGCRFCAFAQRKDDADAFSLSADEVAQRAWEAHVAGATEVCMQGGIDPELPVTGYADLVRAVKARVPSMHVHAFSPMEVANGVTKSGLSIREWLTSLREAGLDSIPGTAAEILDDEIRWVLTKGKLPTSMWIEVVTTAHEVGLRSSSTMMYGHVDDPRHWVGHLNVLRDIQDRTGGFTEFVPLPFVHQNSPLYLAGAARPGPTHRDNRAVHALARIMLHGRISQIQTSWVKLGVERTQVMLNGGANDLGGTLMEETISRMAGSEFGSAKTVAELTAIAEGIGRPARQRTTDYSPLAA, from the coding sequence ATGGCGCCGGCCGGAAGTTACACCACTGTGCCGTTGACTCCGGGCGAAGAGCCGACCCTGCTACCCAGCCCCTCGGTTCCCCAGCGATATCGCAGGCCTGGCGATCCCGCGATGCGCCGGGTGTTGCGTCGGGCCCGCGACGGGGTGGCGCTGAATGTCGACGAGGCGGCGCTCGCGCTGACCGCTCGCGGCGAGGATCTGGCGGATCTGTGTCGCAGCGCTGCGCGGGTGCGCGACGCGGGTTTGGAGTCGGCCGGGCGGCGCGGTGGGTCGGGTCGGTTGCCGGTCAGCTACTCACGCAAGGTGTTCATTCCGGTCACTCATCTGTGCCGCGACTCATGCCATTACTGCACGTTCGTCACGGTGCCCGGCAAGCTGCGCGCTCAGGGTGCCGGCATGTACCTCGAGCCCGACGAGATTCTCGACATTGCCCGTCGCGGTGCTGAACTCGGTTGCAAGGAAGCACTATTCACCCTCGGTGACCGGCCTGAGGACCGGTGGCCCGAGGCCCGAGAATGGCTGGAGGCGCGCGGCTACGACTCCACGCTGTCGTACCTGCGCGCGATGGCGATCCGAGTACTCGAGGAGACCGGGCTGCTGCCGCACCTGAATCCTGGCGTGATGAGCTGGTCGGAGCTGTCTCGGCTGAAGCCGGTGGCGCCCTCGATGGGCATGATGCTCGAAACGACGTCACGGCGGCTGTTCGAGACCAAGGGTCTGGCGCACTACGGCAGTCCGGACAAAGACCCCGAGGTGCGGCTGCGGACGCTCACCGATGCGGGCCGGCTGTCGATTCCCTTCACCACCGGTCTGCTGGTGGGTATCGGCGAGACGCTGGTCGAGCGGGCCGAGACCATCCATGCAATTCGCAAGTCGCACAAGGAATTCGGGCACGTCCAGGAAGTGATCGTGCAGAACTTCCGGGCCAAGGAGCACACGGCGATGGCGTCGACGCCCGACGCCGGGATTGACGACTTCCTGGCGACCATCGCCGTCGCGCGCCTGGTGCTGGGGCCGGCGATGCGCATCCAGGCGCCGCCGAACCTGGTGTCGGAGCAGGAGTGCCTGGCACTGATTGGCGCCGGCGTCGACGACTGGGGTGGTGTCTCGCCGCTGACCCCCGACCACGTCAACCCCGAGCGGCCGTGGCCGGCGCTGGACACCCTGGCCGAGGTCACCGCCGCCGCGGGATACGACTTGGTCGAGCGGCTGACCGCCCAGCCCAAGTATGTGCAGGCCGGGGCGGCATGGATCGATCCGCGGGTGCGCGGTCATGTTGCGGCGCTGGCCGATCCGGCCACCGGATGGGCCCGCGATGTCACCCCGGTGGGGATGCCGTGGCAGGAGCCGGACGACATTTCGGTGTCCTCAGGCCGGGTCGACCTGAACGCCGCGATCGACACCGAAGGCCGGCGGACCGAGACCCGCAGCGATCTGGACAGCGCGTTCGGCGACTGGGAGTCGATCCGGGCCAAGGTGCACGATCTGGCTGCCCGGGCGCCCGAACGCATCAACACCGACGTACTTGCCGCGCTGCGCTCCGCCGAGCGCGATCCGGCCGCGTGCACGGACGCCGAGTACCTGGCTCTGGCGACCGCCGACGGCCCCGCCCTGGATGCTGTTGCCGCGCTGGCAGATTCGCTGCGACGCGATGCCGTCGGCGACGACGTGACGTTCGTGGTGAACCGCAACATCAACTTCACCAACATCTGTTACACCGGCTGCCGGTTCTGCGCGTTCGCCCAACGCAAGGACGACGCCGACGCGTTCTCGCTGTCGGCGGACGAGGTCGCCCAGCGCGCCTGGGAAGCGCACGTCGCCGGTGCCACCGAGGTCTGCATGCAAGGCGGCATCGACCCCGAGCTGCCGGTCACCGGCTACGCCGACCTGGTCCGCGCGGTCAAGGCGCGGGTGCCGTCGATGCATGTGCATGCGTTCTCTCCCATGGAGGTCGCCAACGGAGTGACCAAGAGCGGGTTGAGTATTCGCGAGTGGTTGACCAGTCTGCGTGAGGCCGGCCTGGACTCCATTCCGGGAACGGCGGCCGAGATCCTCGACGACGAGATCCGCTGGGTGCTGACCAAGGGAAAGCTGCCGACCTCGATGTGGATCGAGGTGGTGACGACCGCGCACGAGGTGGGACTGCGGTCGTCCTCGACGATGATGTACGGCCACGTCGACGACCCGAGGCACTGGGTCGGCCACCTCAACGTGCTGCGCGACATCCAGGACCGCACCGGCGGATTCACCGAGTTCGTGCCGCTGCCCTTCGTGCATCAGAACTCGCCGCTGTATCTGGCCGGCGCGGCACGTCCCGGCCCGACCCATCGCGACAATCGCGCCGTCCACGCCTTGGCGCGGATCATGTTGCACGGCCGTATCTCTCAGATCCAGACCAGCTGGGTCAAACTCGGCGTCGAGCGCACCCAGGTGATGCTCAACGGCGGCGCGAACGACCTCGGCGGCACGCTGATGGAAGAAACCATCTCCCGGATGGCCGGCTCGGAATTCGGATCGGCCAAGACCGTCGCCGAGCTGACCGCAATCGCCGAGGGCATCGGCCGCCCGGCCCGTCAGCGCACCACCGACTACAGCCCGCTGGCCGCATAG